The following proteins are encoded in a genomic region of Paenibacillus sp. FSL H3-0469:
- a CDS encoding MFS transporter encodes MNIQWKKTFAFIFSGQIFSILTSAMVQFSIIWHLTETTGSATVLMLAGLAGFLPQAVLGPFIGVWLDRWNRKLTMIAADSAIALTSLILGAYYLWGEPSLWIVYAILLIRSAASSFHAPSFQAAIPLIAPEDQLTRVAGWNQLIFSASSVLGPALGIAVYSATSLGTVLLLDVAGALIANLMLLFVQIRQPKTEIVETPSFRREFMLGWRAFLSQKSIVTVTVAMAVFSVVFMPLAMLFPLMTLSHFGRGGYSASLIEAVFGIGMILGGALLSVLASRWKDTTYMSLSLVVIGLTCVLSGVTGREAFLAFTVLSFLMGAAAPLFNGPYMAMIQKSYEPELLGRVLSFVTSIGLLSSPVGLALAGPVADRFGVPFWFFWSGIVVVLIGVFLFVRFAGTDTDKEPASE; translated from the coding sequence ATGAATATTCAATGGAAAAAGACGTTCGCCTTCATCTTCAGCGGACAAATCTTCTCGATATTAACCTCTGCGATGGTTCAGTTCTCCATCATCTGGCATCTGACTGAGACGACAGGGTCGGCTACCGTGCTGATGCTGGCCGGTCTGGCCGGGTTCCTGCCGCAGGCGGTTTTAGGCCCGTTCATCGGAGTCTGGCTCGACCGGTGGAACCGTAAGCTCACCATGATCGCCGCGGACAGTGCCATTGCACTCACCAGCCTGATTCTGGGTGCTTATTATCTATGGGGGGAGCCGAGCTTATGGATTGTGTATGCCATCCTGCTCATTCGTTCGGCAGCCTCGTCCTTCCATGCCCCTTCGTTCCAGGCGGCGATTCCACTGATAGCACCGGAAGACCAGCTCACCCGGGTGGCAGGCTGGAACCAGCTCATCTTCTCTGCTTCCAGCGTACTTGGACCGGCGCTTGGAATTGCGGTATACTCGGCTACTTCCCTGGGAACCGTATTGCTCCTAGATGTGGCAGGCGCTTTAATCGCTAACCTTATGCTTTTGTTCGTACAGATCCGTCAACCGAAGACGGAAATCGTAGAGACCCCCTCGTTCCGTAGGGAGTTTATGCTCGGCTGGCGGGCCTTCCTGTCGCAAAAGTCCATTGTCACAGTAACGGTTGCCATGGCGGTCTTCAGTGTGGTATTCATGCCGCTGGCGATGCTGTTCCCCTTGATGACGCTGTCGCATTTCGGACGCGGCGGCTACAGCGCCAGCCTGATTGAGGCCGTATTCGGAATTGGGATGATCCTTGGCGGTGCCCTGCTGTCCGTGCTTGCTTCCAGATGGAAGGACACCACCTACATGAGTCTGAGTCTGGTTGTGATCGGACTCACCTGTGTCCTGAGCGGGGTGACCGGGCGCGAGGCCTTCCTTGCTTTTACCGTCCTCTCGTTCCTGATGGGTGCCGCTGCCCCCTTGTTCAACGGCCCTTACATGGCGATGATCCAGAAGTCTTACGAGCCTGAGCTTCTGGGACGCGTGCTCTCCTTCGTGACGAGTATCGGACTCTTGTCTTCGCCGGTCGGGCTTGCGCTGGCGGGACCTGTAGCCGACCGGTTCGGCGTTCCGTTCTGGTTCTTCTGGTCAGGGATAGTCGTGGTTCTGATTGGAGTATTCCTATTTGTCAGGTTTGCAGGAACAGATACAGACAAGGAACCTGCTAGTGAATAA
- a CDS encoding type II TA system antitoxin MqsA family protein — protein sequence MNYCETCRAEHPFTIKKEPHVFRFRGQEIELERSVAYCNNCGSLVDVEELENETMANVAQIYSEKYGMTSPEIRNVRLQFNLGIRPFAKLLNIGSASVTRYESGSLPQATHLELYRRLQQHPQAILEFYNRNKDLLTARELKMVETSLQAWTNSEQSFQTDEQIIEAIYKKNELTELAGYSDFSLEKLINMILYFTSDGVLKTKLMKLLWYSDFLFFKRQTVSITGVTYVKYPYGPVPKDHDMVLAHLQHMNVIEIDERTNDEGWTMMMIKASEPFDSSVFSDDELETMLEIEAYFRDYGSRKISEYAHYEKGWLETEEKQPISYRYAEELRDLSNTN from the coding sequence ATGAATTATTGCGAAACTTGTCGTGCAGAACATCCTTTTACCATAAAAAAAGAGCCTCATGTATTCAGATTTAGGGGACAGGAAATAGAACTTGAACGAAGTGTAGCTTATTGTAACAACTGTGGCTCATTGGTTGATGTTGAAGAGTTAGAGAACGAAACCATGGCTAATGTTGCACAAATCTATTCTGAAAAATACGGAATGACATCACCTGAAATCCGTAACGTTAGGCTACAATTTAACTTAGGCATCAGGCCTTTTGCTAAACTGTTAAACATTGGATCCGCTAGTGTAACCAGATATGAATCAGGGAGCTTGCCGCAAGCCACCCATTTGGAGCTTTACAGGAGACTACAGCAGCATCCGCAGGCTATATTGGAATTTTACAACAGGAATAAAGACCTGCTTACTGCGCGGGAATTGAAAATGGTGGAAACCTCACTTCAAGCTTGGACAAATTCTGAACAGTCATTTCAAACAGATGAACAAATTATTGAAGCGATCTATAAAAAAAATGAACTAACAGAATTAGCAGGATACAGTGATTTTTCCTTAGAAAAATTAATTAATATGATATTGTATTTCACTTCAGATGGTGTTCTGAAAACAAAGCTGATGAAATTGTTATGGTACAGCGATTTTCTATTTTTCAAAAGGCAAACGGTCTCTATAACTGGGGTAACCTATGTGAAATATCCATATGGCCCAGTGCCCAAAGATCACGATATGGTATTAGCCCATTTACAACATATGAATGTAATTGAGATTGATGAGCGTACCAATGATGAAGGATGGACTATGATGATGATTAAAGCTTCAGAGCCCTTTGATTCTTCAGTGTTCTCTGATGATGAGTTAGAGACGATGTTGGAAATTGAAGCCTATTTTCGAGATTATGGTTCCCGTAAAATTAGTGAGTATGCCCATTATGAAAAGGGATGGCTGGAGACAGAAGAAAAACAACCGATCAGTTATAGATACGCTGAAGAATTACGTGATTTGAGTAATACTAACTGA
- a CDS encoding AarF/ABC1/UbiB kinase family protein has product MFFFIVMLICFGVFVALAYIFNAKHKIVMPLISAVAVSMLVQVLEQFYMSSIIVVAFILYFIISSIRTFKHEQFQLMVAILFSTSVVTLIITSTYFKQPVVPSEAEMVRVMFIYYPLLILFISCYTYMLLSVFNFKLLQSGNPLGYVMGKVRGFRRMIRLLWIASRKGLNHLLQQDHAKLPQVIAAILDNMGGVFVKFGQVLSTKKDLLPAQYIEAFSSLHDQVKPLSRKELKEIIDSRIGDLEETYEDFGMEPIAAASIGQVHLARLKSTGEKVVVKILRPDVKQKMSVDLDLLIQFVTRLSERSSKIQRLGLIQLAQGFKTNLIEETDFDIEALNTNLLRQAFQEHDIPIQVPRIYAEYSTKQILTMEYIEGHRFTRKVSSDVSEMIMHAFLQQILMIGIFHADPHPGNLMLTQDGKVALIDFGSVGYLTEEERAGMLNFLMGYSRKETKQMAQGLAGVCEEGELLDVRMIERRLGRLLSEASFSPDPTSVMMRRLMSMITELGMSLKPTVAGAFRAIITLDGTLSSVDESYSLSAASQSFADQMDQGQIVKEQLNKVKGRLEDYIPKLLELPLLKDNRITLAREDNHSLTDFIGTLTVGIFTVICMVVMLASFWVQGEIMRFVLAPLSMSGFGTGMIILMMSVIKQLKPKS; this is encoded by the coding sequence ATGTTCTTTTTCATAGTAATGCTTATATGTTTCGGTGTGTTCGTAGCGCTTGCCTATATATTCAATGCGAAGCATAAGATCGTGATGCCGCTTATCAGCGCGGTGGCAGTCAGTATGCTGGTGCAAGTGCTGGAGCAATTCTATATGAGCAGCATTATTGTCGTGGCGTTCATTCTGTATTTCATTATAAGCAGCATCAGGACCTTCAAGCATGAACAGTTCCAGTTGATGGTGGCAATTCTTTTCAGCACGTCCGTTGTTACTCTCATCATAACCTCAACCTACTTCAAGCAGCCTGTAGTTCCCTCCGAAGCGGAGATGGTCAGGGTGATGTTCATCTATTACCCGCTGCTGATTCTATTTATCTCCTGCTATACCTACATGCTGCTTAGCGTATTCAATTTCAAGCTGCTTCAGTCCGGGAACCCGCTCGGGTATGTGATGGGTAAGGTGCGGGGCTTCAGGCGTATGATCCGTCTGCTCTGGATCGCTTCACGCAAAGGGCTGAATCACCTGCTCCAGCAGGATCATGCGAAGCTGCCGCAGGTGATTGCTGCCATTCTGGATAACATGGGCGGGGTGTTCGTGAAGTTCGGGCAGGTCTTATCGACCAAGAAGGATCTGCTGCCTGCGCAATACATCGAAGCGTTCTCCAGCCTGCATGACCAGGTTAAGCCGCTCAGCCGGAAGGAGCTGAAGGAGATCATCGACAGCAGAATCGGCGATCTGGAGGAGACGTATGAAGACTTCGGAATGGAGCCCATTGCAGCCGCTTCGATCGGTCAGGTGCATCTGGCGCGGCTGAAGTCCACGGGAGAGAAGGTCGTCGTCAAAATCCTGCGGCCGGATGTGAAGCAGAAGATGAGCGTAGATCTGGATCTATTAATCCAATTCGTGACCCGGCTCTCCGAACGCTCCTCCAAAATCCAAAGACTCGGCTTAATCCAGCTCGCCCAAGGCTTCAAAACGAATCTGATTGAAGAGACGGACTTCGACATCGAAGCGCTGAATACCAACCTGCTGCGCCAAGCATTCCAGGAACACGATATTCCGATACAAGTGCCGAGGATCTACGCCGAGTACTCGACCAAGCAGATTCTGACCATGGAATATATTGAAGGGCACCGGTTCACCCGAAAGGTGAGCAGCGATGTGTCCGAAATGATCATGCACGCATTCCTGCAGCAGATTCTGATGATCGGCATCTTCCACGCCGACCCGCATCCCGGCAATCTGATGCTGACCCAAGACGGGAAGGTCGCGCTGATTGACTTCGGTTCCGTGGGTTATCTGACGGAGGAGGAGCGGGCCGGGATGTTGAATTTCCTGATGGGCTACAGCCGGAAGGAGACGAAGCAGATGGCCCAGGGCCTGGCCGGAGTCTGTGAAGAAGGGGAACTGCTGGATGTGCGAATGATCGAGCGGCGCCTCGGCAGACTTTTGTCCGAAGCCTCTTTCTCGCCTGATCCTACCAGTGTCATGATGAGACGGCTGATGTCGATGATTACCGAGCTGGGAATGTCTTTGAAGCCGACGGTGGCCGGGGCCTTCCGGGCGATTATTACCCTGGACGGGACCTTGTCCTCTGTAGATGAGTCGTACTCTCTATCCGCAGCAAGCCAGTCCTTCGCAGACCAGATGGATCAGGGGCAGATCGTCAAGGAGCAGCTGAACAAGGTCAAGGGTCGGCTGGAGGACTATATCCCGAAGCTGCTGGAGCTGCCGCTGCTGAAGGACAACCGGATCACTCTGGCGCGTGAGGACAATCATAGTCTGACGGATTTCATCGGGACGCTGACGGTTGGGATTTTCACCGTGATCTGTATGGTGGTCATGCTGGCCAGCTTCTGGGTGCAGGGGGAGATCATGCGATTCGTCCTGGCTCCCCTATCGATGTCAGGCTTCGGCACGGGGATGATTATTCTGATGATGTCCGTGATTAAGCAGTTGAAACCCAAGAGTTAA
- a CDS encoding tRNA-dihydrouridine synthase yields MINNFWRELPRPFFILAPMEDVTDVVFRHVVSAAGRPDVFFTEFVNTESYAHPEGKQAVRGRLTFTEDEQPMVAHIWGDKPEYFRKMSISMAEEGFKGIDLNMGCPVANVAENGKGSGLICRPELAAEIIQAAKAGGLPVSVKTRLGFTDVDEWRGWLTHILQQDIVNLSIHLRTREEMSKVDAHWELIPEIKKLRDEIAPDTLLTINGDIPDRETGLRLAAEYGVDGIMIGRGIFHNLFAFEQEPREHSSKELLDLLRLHLDLHDHYSALESRSYKPLSRFFKIYVRGFRGASELRNNLMNTKSTREVRALLDEFASKEQDGTGELGESREGV; encoded by the coding sequence ATGATAAATAATTTCTGGCGTGAATTGCCACGCCCTTTCTTTATACTGGCACCGATGGAGGATGTGACGGATGTGGTGTTTCGTCATGTGGTGAGTGCGGCGGGCCGGCCGGATGTGTTTTTTACGGAGTTCGTCAATACAGAGAGCTATGCCCATCCCGAGGGGAAGCAGGCGGTGCGGGGGCGGTTAACCTTCACCGAGGATGAACAGCCGATGGTCGCGCATATCTGGGGGGACAAGCCGGAGTATTTCCGGAAGATGAGCATCAGCATGGCCGAAGAGGGCTTCAAGGGCATCGATCTGAACATGGGTTGTCCGGTTGCGAATGTAGCCGAGAATGGCAAGGGCAGCGGCTTGATCTGCCGTCCCGAACTCGCAGCGGAGATTATCCAGGCGGCGAAGGCCGGAGGACTGCCCGTCAGCGTCAAGACCCGGCTCGGGTTCACAGATGTGGACGAATGGCGGGGCTGGTTGACTCATATTTTGCAGCAGGACATTGTGAATCTGTCGATTCATCTGCGGACCAGAGAGGAAATGAGCAAGGTGGATGCCCACTGGGAGCTGATTCCAGAGATCAAGAAGCTGCGGGATGAGATCGCGCCGGATACGCTGCTGACGATCAACGGGGACATACCGGACCGGGAGACGGGCCTGAGGCTTGCCGCAGAGTACGGAGTGGACGGGATTATGATCGGACGCGGGATTTTTCATAATCTGTTTGCGTTCGAGCAGGAACCGAGGGAGCACAGCAGCAAGGAGCTCCTGGATCTGCTGCGGCTGCATCTGGATCTCCATGACCACTATTCTGCGCTGGAATCACGTTCCTACAAGCCGCTGTCCCGCTTCTTCAAAATCTACGTCCGCGGCTTCCGCGGCGCCAGTGAACTCAGAAACAACTTAATGAACACCAAGTCCACCCGCGAGGTGCGTGCGCTGCTGGATGAATTCGCCAGCAAAGAGCAGGACGGGACCGGAGAGCTTGGGGAATCGAGGGAGGGCGTATGA
- a CDS encoding SDR family NAD(P)-dependent oxidoreductase — MRNFIIFGASKGLGEAFVKALPVPGDQVWVVSRTCPDSMKLEDGVQRTWIEADLGKPDAAGRIAETLNGVPLDVFIYNVGVWESRGFSDDYDFEQDDPAEIASIININVTAAITCIQKLLPNLKESAHANIFFIGSTAGLDHNDYTQVSFTASKFGLRGIANAVREHVKPYGIGVTVINPGEIATQIPLEAGVEPVLSAYNGTQIPLQDIVSLVQCVMNLSKASCVKEINIPAMLDSNA, encoded by the coding sequence ATGAGAAACTTTATTATTTTCGGAGCAAGCAAAGGCTTAGGAGAGGCCTTCGTCAAAGCGTTGCCGGTGCCGGGCGATCAGGTCTGGGTGGTCTCCAGAACCTGCCCGGACAGCATGAAGCTGGAGGATGGGGTGCAGCGGACCTGGATTGAGGCTGACTTGGGGAAGCCTGATGCTGCGGGCCGGATTGCAGAGACATTGAACGGCGTTCCCCTGGACGTATTCATCTATAATGTTGGCGTATGGGAGAGCAGGGGGTTCAGCGATGACTATGATTTTGAACAGGACGACCCGGCTGAGATTGCCAGCATCATTAACATTAATGTGACTGCGGCGATTACGTGCATTCAGAAGCTTTTGCCGAATCTGAAGGAGTCTGCGCATGCCAACATCTTCTTCATCGGTTCTACGGCAGGCCTCGATCATAATGATTACACCCAAGTCTCGTTCACCGCTTCCAAGTTCGGTCTGCGCGGGATCGCCAATGCGGTCAGGGAGCATGTGAAGCCGTATGGCATTGGTGTGACGGTCATCAATCCCGGTGAGATTGCTACCCAAATTCCGCTGGAAGCGGGGGTAGAGCCTGTCTTGTCCGCCTACAACGGCACGCAGATTCCGCTTCAGGACATCGTCTCCCTAGTGCAATGCGTCATGAACCTGTCCAAGGCCTCCTGTGTGAAGGAGATTAATATTCCGGCGATGCTGGATTCGAATGCTTAG
- a CDS encoding copper amine oxidase N-terminal domain-containing protein, with translation MKMKFIIPFLVFIMASVSCFSVSSVCAATPTTYGSVIVDGKPLGFDAKPIIINGNTMVPFRKIFEALNMEVQWDSKTGSVTAQTTEITIKMTVDSLKAKVNGKEFTLTQTPFNTPEGTVYVNLRFISQAIGATISWDNVKKIATINTK, from the coding sequence ATGAAAATGAAATTTATAATACCGTTTCTTGTTTTCATCATGGCCTCAGTAAGCTGTTTTTCAGTCTCCAGTGTGTGTGCAGCAACACCAACCACGTATGGCTCTGTTATTGTAGACGGGAAGCCACTTGGCTTCGATGCTAAGCCCATCATCATCAATGGGAACACAATGGTACCGTTTCGTAAAATATTCGAAGCATTAAATATGGAAGTCCAATGGGATTCCAAAACCGGAAGTGTTACGGCCCAAACCACAGAAATAACGATTAAAATGACAGTGGATAGCCTTAAGGCCAAGGTCAATGGCAAAGAATTCACTTTAACTCAAACGCCATTTAATACACCTGAAGGTACGGTTTATGTGAATCTCCGTTTTATTAGCCAAGCCATAGGGGCAACGATAAGCTGGGATAATGTGAAGAAGATTGCAACCATAAATACTAAATAA
- a CDS encoding RtcB family protein, which translates to MAYQNIDGVRVWGKPDEGAMVQARMCAENGNVVQTLLMADHHKGYSQPIGGVVVYDGQISPSGVGYDIGCGNKAVRTGLTMAELRPRLSGVMDEIARRISFGVGRVNNERVDHELFDDPDWAVFKAVGSGVHDKLKTLAQSQLGTVGSGNHFVDILEEDATGRVWIANHFGSRGFGHKTASGFLNLAAGRDFLANAPGEKMDQPPVLLDLNSELGDMYYRAMKLAGRYAYAGRDYVIRQVLAILGTEADLEVHNHHNYAWKETHDGKEVIVVRKGATPSAPGQMGFIGGSMGDISVIVQGKDSAENREAYYSTVHGAGRIMSRTQAAGRMNYKTRTRSGGQITTAQMLEAVRQFGVVLRGAGTDESPFVYRKLQEVLDAHAGTIEVMHVLKPVGVCMAGADEFDPYKD; encoded by the coding sequence ATGGCTTATCAGAATATTGACGGTGTGCGTGTGTGGGGGAAGCCGGATGAAGGAGCCATGGTGCAGGCCCGGATGTGTGCGGAGAATGGCAACGTGGTGCAGACCCTGCTCATGGCGGATCATCATAAAGGCTACAGCCAGCCAATTGGCGGGGTTGTCGTGTACGACGGACAGATCTCGCCGTCTGGCGTGGGTTACGATATCGGGTGCGGGAATAAGGCGGTGCGGACCGGCTTGACGATGGCGGAGCTGCGGCCGCGGCTCTCGGGGGTTATGGATGAGATTGCCCGCCGGATCTCCTTCGGTGTAGGTCGCGTTAATAACGAGCGGGTGGACCATGAGCTGTTCGACGACCCGGATTGGGCGGTGTTCAAAGCGGTGGGCAGCGGAGTACATGATAAGCTTAAGACTCTGGCCCAGAGCCAGCTCGGCACTGTCGGCAGCGGCAACCACTTCGTAGACATACTAGAAGAAGACGCAACCGGCCGGGTGTGGATCGCCAACCATTTCGGCAGCAGAGGGTTCGGGCATAAGACAGCGAGCGGCTTCCTTAACCTGGCAGCAGGCAGAGACTTCCTGGCGAATGCCCCCGGGGAAAAGATGGATCAGCCGCCCGTACTGCTCGACCTGAACAGTGAGCTGGGCGACATGTATTACAGAGCCATGAAGCTGGCTGGACGCTACGCTTATGCGGGAAGAGACTATGTCATCCGGCAGGTGCTGGCTATTCTGGGAACGGAAGCGGACCTGGAGGTGCATAACCATCATAACTATGCCTGGAAAGAGACGCATGACGGCAAGGAAGTCATCGTTGTCCGTAAAGGAGCTACTCCGTCCGCACCCGGCCAGATGGGCTTCATCGGCGGGAGCATGGGAGACATCTCCGTGATCGTCCAGGGCAAGGACAGCGCGGAGAACCGGGAGGCCTATTACAGCACCGTTCATGGAGCGGGCCGAATCATGAGCCGGACCCAGGCTGCGGGCCGGATGAATTATAAAACCCGTACCCGCAGCGGCGGTCAAATTACGACAGCGCAAATGCTGGAGGCGGTCCGGCAGTTCGGCGTAGTACTGCGCGGCGCGGGGACGGACGAGAGTCCTTTTGTCTACCGGAAGCTGCAAGAAGTGCTGGACGCGCACGCAGGGACCATTGAGGTTATGCATGTGCTGAAGCCCGTAGGCGTATGTATGGCTGGTGCGGATGAGTTTGATCCGTATAAGGATTGA
- a CDS encoding response regulator transcription factor, which produces MDTYRIMIVDDDPHICEIVQLYCQREGFDSSSCHNGADAMLLLASFNPDLIVLDVLLANENGIDWCKNARHYTNAPIVFLSSQEEDEVKISALSYGGDDYVTKPFSPGVLMAKIKAHLRRVSTGRREQLLELPGLTLDFYAQSVHMGSRTIFLSKKEFSLLSYMAQNVNQVVTADTLFHLIWGMKSLEDTRTVAVHISNLRKKIEEDPIHPERIITVRGAGYMLVAGKR; this is translated from the coding sequence ATGGACACATACCGAATTATGATTGTCGACGACGATCCCCACATCTGTGAGATTGTTCAGCTATACTGCCAGCGGGAGGGCTTCGACTCCTCGTCTTGCCATAACGGCGCCGATGCTATGCTGCTGCTTGCTTCATTTAATCCAGACCTGATCGTACTGGATGTGCTGCTGGCGAATGAGAACGGCATTGACTGGTGCAAGAACGCACGCCATTACACGAATGCGCCGATTGTGTTCCTAAGCAGTCAAGAGGAGGATGAGGTGAAGATCAGCGCCTTATCGTATGGCGGGGACGATTATGTGACCAAGCCGTTCAGTCCGGGCGTACTCATGGCCAAGATCAAGGCCCATCTCCGCAGGGTATCCACGGGCAGAAGGGAACAACTGCTGGAACTGCCGGGACTAACGCTTGATTTCTATGCACAGTCTGTCCATATGGGCAGCCGAACGATTTTTCTGTCGAAAAAAGAATTCAGCCTACTCTCTTACATGGCACAGAACGTGAATCAAGTGGTCACTGCTGATACGCTGTTTCACCTCATCTGGGGGATGAAGAGTCTGGAGGATACGCGAACAGTGGCGGTCCACATCAGTAATTTGCGCAAAAAAATCGAGGAAGACCCTATCCATCCCGAGCGGATCATTACCGTCCGGGGGGCCGGATATATGCTGGTTGCCGGGAAACGCTGA
- a CDS encoding ATP-binding protein, whose protein sequence is MMRGILRSGSRNIWLHIAVVVVIGLIASYAILSVTPDAPKPRSKEGLLDLTHDSIYQNPLKLQGEWDFYWQELLSPEDIQSRTAGGEPAERDRYINIPSSWLGYQLDGQALKSEGYATFRLVVRLSEQDSKERLALRLPTIFHAYKLWVNGELLTEVGVVDRDKEGMMPSLATRLVFFQPEGDTVELVMQVANFHHKRGGITKDIELGGSNVLTVRTHLKIAADMFITASLLVIGLYHLLLFMLRRKDRAPLYFGLFTVMFAIRSLLNGELMLTQWLPHFPWELQFKLEYLILCLGGWMITMYFECIFPDYVSRWFRYGSRIVTSALCLVVMVTPALVYSRMLVLIGVVVVLHMVYLMVGLAHAAWRRMEGALIFLLVSVVALATVINDFLYYNEWSPIANTSPFGLLIFTVAQMLLLSSRFTRAATNEERIARELQEANHKLTGMNANLEQIVLERTHALSAAHEDLRLSYERLLHSEEGRKKLLAYITHDLRMPLSSMLGYVETVMDMVKPERNAQYLQYIRDNTIRINRMIGELSFLSHLETGQVEYRMEPVQVIQFLRGFYEQYELVVRDAGLDFALDIGDTAASSADQSIARIDTQRLEQALFNLVSNAMKFTPGGGLVRLTLGVDEVNGTRCAVISVQDSGMGIPPEQLEQIFDRNYRVDRPGLDMGVEGSGLGLAICREIVQAHGGSVRAESDGKTGSIFQVILPLI, encoded by the coding sequence ATGATGAGGGGTATACTAAGGTCCGGTTCTCGTAATATCTGGTTACATATCGCTGTGGTCGTAGTTATCGGGCTGATCGCAAGCTATGCCATCCTGTCTGTAACGCCGGATGCCCCTAAGCCTCGAAGCAAAGAAGGCCTTCTGGATCTAACGCACGATTCTATCTATCAGAATCCGCTGAAGTTACAGGGTGAATGGGACTTCTACTGGCAAGAGCTGCTCTCGCCCGAGGATATACAAAGCCGGACGGCAGGCGGGGAACCGGCTGAGCGGGACCGGTATATCAACATTCCCAGCTCCTGGCTGGGCTACCAGTTGGATGGTCAAGCGCTGAAGAGCGAGGGCTATGCCACCTTCCGGCTGGTGGTCCGCCTTAGTGAGCAGGATAGCAAGGAGCGGCTGGCTTTGCGGCTGCCTACTATTTTTCATGCCTATAAATTGTGGGTGAATGGAGAGCTGCTGACAGAGGTCGGTGTGGTGGATCGGGACAAGGAGGGCATGATGCCGAGTCTGGCGACGAGACTGGTGTTCTTCCAGCCTGAAGGCGACACGGTGGAGCTGGTGATGCAAGTAGCGAACTTCCATCATAAGCGGGGCGGCATCACCAAGGATATCGAGCTGGGCGGCAGTAATGTGTTGACGGTCCGGACCCATCTGAAGATTGCTGCGGATATGTTCATCACGGCCAGCCTGCTGGTGATCGGGTTGTATCATCTGCTGCTCTTCATGCTGCGGCGTAAAGACCGGGCACCACTATACTTCGGTCTGTTCACTGTGATGTTCGCTATCCGCTCCCTGCTGAACGGCGAGCTGATGCTTACCCAGTGGCTGCCTCATTTTCCATGGGAATTGCAGTTCAAGCTGGAGTATCTGATTCTATGCCTGGGCGGGTGGATGATCACGATGTATTTTGAGTGCATTTTCCCGGATTATGTGTCGCGGTGGTTCCGCTATGGCTCCCGGATCGTCACCAGCGCACTCTGTCTGGTGGTTATGGTAACGCCTGCCCTCGTCTATTCCCGGATGCTGGTGCTGATCGGTGTGGTCGTGGTTCTCCATATGGTGTATCTGATGGTCGGGCTGGCTCATGCGGCCTGGCGGCGGATGGAGGGAGCGCTGATCTTCCTGCTGGTGTCGGTGGTGGCTCTGGCTACAGTGATCAACGATTTCCTGTATTACAACGAATGGTCGCCCATCGCAAATACCTCCCCGTTCGGACTGCTCATCTTCACGGTCGCCCAGATGCTGCTGCTCTCTTCCAGATTCACCCGGGCAGCAACGAATGAAGAGCGGATTGCCCGGGAACTGCAGGAGGCCAACCACAAGCTGACCGGGATGAATGCCAACCTGGAGCAGATCGTGCTGGAGCGCACCCATGCCTTATCCGCAGCCCACGAGGATCTCCGCCTGTCGTATGAGCGGTTACTGCACTCCGAGGAAGGCCGGAAGAAGCTGCTAGCCTACATTACGCACGATCTGCGGATGCCGCTGTCCAGTATGCTTGGTTATGTCGAGACGGTGATGGATATGGTGAAGCCGGAGCGCAATGCACAGTATCTGCAGTATATCCGCGATAACACGATAAGGATCAACCGCATGATTGGGGAGCTGAGCTTCTTGTCGCATCTGGAGACAGGGCAAGTCGAGTACCGGATGGAGCCGGTCCAGGTGATTCAGTTCCTGCGCGGCTTCTATGAACAATATGAGCTGGTGGTGCGTGACGCGGGGCTGGATTTCGCTCTGGACATCGGGGATACAGCAGCTTCAAGCGCGGACCAGTCTATTGCCCGGATCGATACCCAACGATTAGAGCAGGCATTATTCAATCTGGTGTCGAACGCGATGAAGTTCACGCCTGGCGGCGGGTTGGTGCGCCTTACGTTAGGCGTGGACGAAGTGAACGGTACACGGTGTGCGGTCATCAGCGTGCAGGACTCCGGCATGGGTATTCCTCCAGAGCAGCTGGAGCAGATCTTCGACCGTAATTACCGGGTGGACCGGCCGGGATTGGACATGGGTGTAGAGGGTAGCGGGCTGGGGCTGGCAATATGCCGGGAAATTGTACAAGCGCATGGCGGGAGTGTCCGGGCGGAGAGTGACGGGAAGACAGGGTCGATTTTCCAGGTCATTTTACCGTTGATCTGA